One window from the genome of Amaranthus tricolor cultivar Red isolate AtriRed21 chromosome 9, ASM2621246v1, whole genome shotgun sequence encodes:
- the LOC130823636 gene encoding ABC transporter G family member 5 has protein sequence MKKQECEIEAVGITYKIYTHNNEINPLSIFKSGNTDNWNQSTFSFGMRTVLNQVNCRAKPWEILAIVGPSGAGKSSLLEVLAGKLSPQSGSIFVNNNAIDKPNFNKISGYVTQKDMLFPLLTVEETLMFSAKLRLKLPLLELNSRVTSLLQELGLDHVANTRVGNDGIRGISGGERRRVSIGVDVIHDPKVLILDEPTSGLDSTSALQIIDMLKNMAETRGRTIILSIHQPGFRIVKQFNSILLLANGTVLHHGTVDRLGFNLVQMGIELPPHCNVVEFAIDYLETIQQQQEQQASPISEMQQNTGSTGAPHPVQRRKTLQQLFQQSKVMDEESAYTRIEPETHDFANSRLKEIMILSHRFSKLVMRTKELFACRTLQMLVSGLVLGSIFHDLKHNLEGAFERVGLFAFILTFLLSCTTEALPIFLQEREILMKETSSGSYRISSYVIANSIVYLPFLLILAILFTIPVYWLVGLKPEFTAFAHFLLLIWLILYTANSVVVCFSALVPNFIVGNSVIQGVMGSFFLFSGYFISKKEIPSYWIGMHYVSLFKYPYEGFLINEFSGSSECLESMLGVCVLTGKDVLKEEGLGEQNRWMNVLITVCFILVYRFISYVILRCRCSKRSIKANHV, from the coding sequence ATGAAGAAGCAAGAATGTGAGATTGAAGCAGTAGGTATTACCTacaaaatttacacccacaacaaTGAAATAAACCcattaagtattttcaagagTGGAAATACAGATAATTGGAATCAATCAACATTTTCTTTTGGGATGAGAACAGTGCTAAACCAGGTGAATTGCAGAGCAAAGCCATGGGAAATCCTTGCAATTGTGGGCCCAAGTGGAGCAGGAAAATCATCTTTGCTTGAAGTATTAGCAGGCAAGCTTAGTCCACAATCTGGTTCTATCTTTGTTAATAACAATGCAATTGATAAACCCAATTTCAACAAGATTTCAGGGTATGTTACCCAAAAAGATATGCTTTTTCCACTCCTTACAGTTGAAGAAACACTCATGTTTAGTGCCAAATTAAGGCTTAAACTCCCACTTTTAGAGCTTAACTCTAGAGTGACATCTTTATTGCAAGAGTTAGGACTTGATCATGTGGCAAATACCCGAGTTGGGAACGATGGAATCAGAGGAATTTCGGGGGGTGAAAGACGGAGAGTTTCTATTGGTGTGGATGTGATTCATGATCCTAAAGTGTTGATCTTGGATGAGCCCACATCAGGGTTAGACAGTACCTCGGCGTTGCAAATCATTGACATGTTAAAGAATATGGCAGAAACAAGGGGGAGAACAATCATTTTGAGTATACATCAACCTGGTTTTCGGATTGTTAAACAGTTTAATTCGATCCTGTTATTAGCTAATGGCACTGTTCTGCACCATGGTACAGTTGATCGTCTTGGGTTCAACCTCGTTCAAATGGGTATCGAGCTCCCTCCTCATTGCAATGTCGTGGAATTCGCTATCGATTACCTCGAAACAAtccaacaacaacaagaacagcaaGCAAGTCCAATTTCGGAAATGCAACAAAATACTGGTTCTACTGGGGCACCCCACCCAGTGCAGAGGAGGAAAACTCTGCAACAGCTTTTCCAACAATCTAAGGTGATGGATGAAGAGAGTGCATATACGAGAATCGAACCCGAAACCCATGATTTTGCAAATTCAAGATTGAAGGAAATAATGATCCTTAGTCACAGATTCTCTAAGCTTGTTATGAGAACAAAAGAACTGTTTGCTTGCAGGACATTACAAATGCTGGTTTCAGGGCTGGTTTTAGGCTCCATTTTCCATGATCTTAAACATAATTTAGAAGGTGCATTTGAAAGAGTGGGATTATTTGCATTTATCTTAACATTTTTGTTGTCTTGCACCACAGAGGCATTACCGATTTTCCTGCAGGAGAGGGAAATACTGATGAAGGAGACTTCCTCCGGGAGCTACAGAATTTCATCTTACGTCATAGCAAATTCCATTGTTTACCTTCCGTTTCTGCTTATTCTAGCGATTCTGTTCACAATTCCGGTGTATTGGTTGGTGGGTCTAAAGCCGGAATTCACTGCTTTTGCACACTTCTTGTTGCTCATATGGTTGATCCTATACACTGCTAATTCTGTTGTGGTGTGTTTTAGTGCACTGGTGCCTAATTTCATAGTTGGAAACTCGGTAATTCAAGGGGTAATGGgatcattttttttgttttccggGTACTTCATATCGAAAAAAGAGATCCCGAGTTATTGGATTGGGATGCATTATGTGTCCTTGTTTAAGTATCCTTATGAAGGTTTCCTGATCAACGAGTTTTCGGGATCGAGTGAGTGTTTAGAGAGCATgttgggtgtgtgtgtgttgacTGGGAAGGATGTTTTGAAGGAAGAAGGTTTGGGAGAACAGAATAGGTGGATGAATGTATTGATTACAGTGTGCTTCATTCTGGTGTACAGGTTCATTTCTTATGTCATTCTCAGATGCAGGTGTTCCAAAAGGAGTATCAAGGCCAATCATGTTTGA
- the LOC130823637 gene encoding pentatricopeptide repeat-containing protein At2g13600, which yields MARNMLVKQRFETISHSNSSPFAKLLDWCIKSNSIRHGRCVHAQILKSQFSSEIFIQNRLVDLYGKCGFVDNARKLFDKMPQRNIFTYNSFLSGLTRWGFCNEAIEVFLSIPVRDQCSWNSMVSGFAQHDRFEEAVEYFVGMYREGFTLNQYSFGSVLSACAGLLDLEMGVQVHALMIKSPCLVDVYMGSALVDMYAKCGEVECAQKSFDHMVERNRVTWNSLITCYEQNGPVREAIEVFVKMMDHGFEPDEVTLASVVSACATLKLVREGREIHALVMKRDKFRNDMILSNALVDMYSKCGRIKEAGFIFQNMRSRNVISVTTMVSGYAKAASVETANSLFMKMVDKNIVAWNALMAGYAQNGENEKALSLFQLLKRESVFPSHYTFANLLNACANLADLNFGIQVHVHLLKHGICFCLRPECDIFVGNALIDLYMKCGSVQEALRVFHSMVERDLVSWNAMIVGYAQNGYAVEALEMYKRMRLCGEKPDHITMIGVLSACSHGGLVEEGRHYFHSMVELHGLEPWKDHYTCMVDLLGRAACFEEAKEIIDTMPMTPDYVVWASLLSACKVHKNADMGKYVAERLLEIDPSNSGPYVLLSNIYAELGRWAGVTWVRNLMIQKGVVKQPGCSWIDIQSHVHVFMVKDMSHPLTNEIYLLLRNLTKHMKLAGYVLAPTDSDMEEEEINYEAVYHSLECN from the coding sequence ATGGCAAGAAATATGCTTGTCAAGCAAAGATTTGAAACCATTTCTCATTCAAATTCTTCACCATTTGCTAAGTTATTGGATTGGTGCATCAAATCAAACTCAATTCGCCATGGACGTTGTGTCCATGCTCAAATTCTCAAGTCGCAGTTTTCATCCGAGATTTTTATTCAGAATAGGTTGGTTGATTTGTATGGGAAATGTGGGTTTGTTGATAATGCACGTAAACTGTTTGATAAAATGCCTCAGAGAAATATTTTCACCTACAATTCATTTTTAAGTGGTTTAACGAGGTGGGGTTTTTGTAATGAAGCTATTGAGGTGTTTTTATCAATCCCAGTGCGTGATCAGTGCTCGTGGAATTCCATGGTTTCTGGGTTTGCACAGCATGACCGGTTTGAGGAGGCGGTTGAGTATTTTGTAGGGATGTATAGAGAGGGTTTTACGTTAAATCAGTACTCTTTTGGTAGTGTTCTTAGTGCTTGTGCTGGATTACTAGATTTGGAAATGGGGGTTCAAGTTCATGCCTTGATGATTAAGTCTCCTTGTTTGGTGGATGTTTATATGGGGTCTGCTCTTGTTGACATGTATGCTAAATGTGGTGAAGTGGAATGTGCTCAAAAGAGTTTCGATCACATGGTTGAAAGAAATCGAGTAACTTGGAATAGTTTGATTACGTGCTATGAACAAAATGGTCCTGTGAGGGAAGCTATTGAGGTGTTTGTGAAGATGATGGATCATGGTTTTGAACCGGATGAAGTCACATTGGCTAGTGTGGTTAGTGCTTGTGCGACGTTGAAATTAGTTAGAGAAGGTAGGGAAATTCATGCTTTGGTTATGAAAAGAGACAAGTTTAGGAATGACATGATTTTGAGCAATGCCTTGGTTGACATGTATTCCAAATGTGGTAGAATTAAGGAAGCCGGATTCATTTTTCAAAATATGCGATCAAGAAATGTAATTTCTGTAACAACTATGGTGAGTGGTTATGCAAAAGCAGCAAGTGTGGAAACTGCTAACTCATTATTTATGAAGATGGTGGATAAGAATATAGTAGCATGGAATGCACTAATGGCAGGTTATGCACAAAATGGAGAAAATGAGAAAGCTCTTAGCTTGTTTCAGCTTTTGAAAAGAGAGTCTGTTTTTCCTAGTCATTATACTTTCGCAAATCTCTTAAATGCTTGTGCAAATCTTGCAGATTTGAACTTTGGCATTCAGGTTCACGTACATTTGTTGAAACATGGAATTTGCTTTTGTTTGAGACCAGAGTGTGACATCTTTGTGGGGAATGCTTTAATAGACTTGTACATGAAATGTGGGTCGGTTCAAGAAGCATTGCGTGTCTTCCACTCTATGGTGGAAAGAGACCTTGTTTCTTGGAACGCGATGATTGTAGGATATGCTCAAAACGGATATGCGGTTGAAGCTCTTGAGATGTACAAGAGGATGAGATTATGCGGCGAGAAACCTGATCATATAACAATGATTGGAGTTCTAAGTGCTTGTAGTCATGGTGGCCTAGTGGAAGAGGGTCGCCACTATTTCCACTCAATGGTCGAGTTGCATGGTTTGGAACCATGGAAGGACCATTACACATGTATGGTTGATCTACTAGGTCGAGCTGCTTGCTTCGAAGAAGCGAAAGAAATTATTGACACTATGCCAATGACCCCTGATTATGTTGTATGGGCGTCTCTGCTTTCTGCTTGTAAGGTTCATAAAAATGCTGACATGGGGAAGTACGTGGCAGAGAGGCTATTGGAAATTGATCCTTCTAATTCGGGTCCTTATGTTCTTCTCTCTAATATCTACGCAGAGCTTGGAAGATGGGCGGGTGTTACTTGGGTTCGGAATCTTATGATACAAAAGGGAGTTGTTAAGCAGCCTGGGTGTAGCTGGATTGATATACAGAGCCATGTACATGTGTTCATGGTCAAAGACATGAGCCACCCACTGACAAATGAAATATATTTGCTTTTGAGAAACCTTACCAAACACATGAAACTTGCTGGATATGTCCTTGCCCCTACTGATTCAGatatggaagaagaagagatcAATTATGAAGCAGTTTATCATTCACTGGAATGTAACTAG
- the LOC130823638 gene encoding zinc finger BED domain-containing protein RICESLEEPER 2-like, with protein sequence MVIMHEYPLSMVDHIGFRRFVESLNCNFKMISRSTLKRDIMKLFKEEKLSLRKLLEHNESRIAITTDMWTATNQKKGYMVITLHFIDKQWVLRNRTLRFCYVPCPHTGGVIGKEYQRKSDIVKNVNDVGQSRKRPAPSSIDGAQNEFAQSKRTKVRKVNRCELDFYLEEEPLSDDEDLDVLYW encoded by the exons ATGGTTATTATGCACGAGTATCCATTGTCTATGGTGGATCATATTGGGTTTAGGAGGTTTGTTGAAAGCcttaattgcaattttaagatGATTTCTAGGTCCACATTAAAGCGAGATATCATGAAGTTGTTTAAAGAAGAAAAACTTTCTCTACGTAAATTGCTCGAGCATAATGAAAGTAGAATTGCAATCACTACTGATATGTGGACTGCAACCAACCAGAAGAAGGGTTACATGGTCATAACTTTgcattttattgataaacaaTGGGTCTTACGAAATCGCACCTTAAG GTTTTGCTATGTGCCTTGTCCTCACACCGGAGGTGTTATTGGAAAG GAGTATCAAAGGAAAAGTGATATTGTGAAAAATGTGAATGATGTTGGACAAAGTAGGAAACGACCTGCACCAAGTTCTATAGACGGTGCACAAAATGAATTTGCTCAATCTAAAAGAACTAAGGTTAGAAAGGTGAATAGGTGTGAATTGGATTTTTATTTAGAGGAAGAACCATTAtcggatgatgaggatttggatGTCCTTTATTGGTAG
- the LOC130823640 gene encoding NAC domain-containing protein 104, protein MMEDNNIKHVVNMKQLPPGFRFDPSDEELVIHFLHSKVSSSSPNNLCLIPELEGFYHHYHPSQLHGEALESCGQWYFYTKKTENRINENGYWKELTDMDQPIFARNSNKLVGWKKCLVFFKGTFPLTGITTGWFMQEFHACSPNFGDQIHHKRRSKRSDVNKWVLCRVQQICDESHWMNTFSYEEKYNSEVELSSSDELYYSAMDDDQDDIISCPH, encoded by the exons atgatgGAAGATAATAATATTAAGCATGTAGTAAATATGAAGCAGCTTCCTCCAGGGTTTAGGTTTGATCCAAGTGATGAAGAGCTTGTAATTCATTTCTTGCACTCCAAGGTTTCTTCTTCATCACCTAATAATCTTTGTCTTATTCCTGAATTAGAGGGCTtctatcatcactatcatcCTTCTCAACTCCAtg GCGAAGCATTGGAGAGCTGTGGTCAGTGGTACTTTTACACCAAAAAGACGGAGAATCGGATAAATGAAAATGGATATTGGAAAGAATTAACGGACATGGATCAACCCATTTTTGCAAGGAATTCCAACAAATTAGTGGGTTGGAAGAAATGCTTGGTCTTCTTTAAGGGTACCTTCCCATTAACAGGAATCACAACTGGATGGTTTATGCAAGAATTTCATGCATGTAGCCCTAATTTTGGAGACCAAATCCACCATAAAAGAAGATCAAAACGTTCC GATGTTAACAAATGGGTGCTTTGTCGGGTACAACAAATATGTGATGAGTCACATTGGATGAATACTTTCTCCTATGAAGAAAAATACAACAGTGAAGTGGAGCTTTCATCTTCTGATGAACTATATTATTCAGCTATGGACGATGATCAAGATGACATTATTAGTTGCCCACACTAA